One genomic region from Stackebrandtia nassauensis DSM 44728 encodes:
- a CDS encoding FAD-dependent monooxygenase, translated as MRTTEHAVVIAGGGPTGMMLAAELTLANVDVVVVERRENQTVVGARAGGLHSRTLEVLDQRGVADRFVEAGQVGQMTGFAMTHFDISDFPTRFNYGLGLWQSRTEELLAAWLDELEVPILRGLEVTGFAQDDTGVDVHLSDDRTLRAAYLVGCDGGRSLIRKTAGIEFAGWDATMSHLIGIIELAEEPEWGVRRDADGMHGIGRLEYEIRDGEVVYSDEGPIRVMITEKQVGSGEPTLEELSEAMTAVFGTDYGVHSPTSLSRFSDTSRQAESYRDRRVLLAGDAAHIHYPAGGQGLNLGVQDAVNLGWKLAQVVNGTSPEALLDTYQAERHPVGAQVLRNTMAQTALMRPDPRSQAARDIVAELLGMEEARKTIAAMMCGLDIHYDLGEGHPLLGRRMPDLEVTTSDGPTRLFTLLHNARPILLNLTDTELTPWSDRVQLVNAEYDGPWELPALGEVPAPAAVLIRPDGHVAWTGTPTDPSLPEALTHWFGPPAA; from the coding sequence ATGCGTACGACCGAGCACGCGGTGGTGATCGCCGGTGGCGGCCCGACCGGAATGATGCTGGCCGCCGAACTCACGCTGGCCAACGTCGACGTCGTCGTCGTGGAACGCCGCGAGAACCAGACCGTCGTCGGCGCGCGAGCGGGCGGGCTGCACTCGCGCACCCTCGAAGTCCTCGACCAGCGCGGCGTCGCCGACCGGTTCGTCGAGGCGGGCCAGGTGGGTCAGATGACCGGCTTCGCCATGACCCACTTCGACATCAGCGACTTCCCCACGAGGTTCAACTACGGGCTCGGCCTCTGGCAGAGCCGCACCGAAGAACTCCTGGCCGCCTGGCTCGACGAGTTGGAGGTTCCCATCCTGCGCGGTCTCGAGGTGACCGGCTTCGCCCAAGACGACACCGGCGTCGACGTCCACCTGTCCGACGACCGCACCCTGCGAGCCGCCTACCTGGTCGGCTGCGACGGCGGCCGCAGCCTGATCCGCAAGACAGCGGGCATCGAGTTCGCCGGGTGGGACGCGACGATGAGCCACCTGATCGGCATCATCGAACTCGCCGAAGAACCCGAATGGGGCGTCCGCCGCGACGCCGACGGCATGCACGGCATCGGACGGCTCGAATACGAGATCCGCGACGGCGAAGTCGTCTACTCCGACGAGGGCCCGATCCGGGTCATGATCACCGAGAAACAAGTCGGCTCCGGCGAACCCACCCTCGAGGAACTCAGCGAAGCGATGACCGCGGTCTTCGGCACCGACTACGGCGTCCACAGTCCCACATCCCTGTCGCGCTTCAGCGACACGAGCCGCCAAGCCGAGTCCTATCGCGACCGACGCGTCCTGCTGGCGGGCGACGCGGCCCACATCCACTACCCGGCCGGTGGCCAGGGCCTCAACCTCGGCGTGCAGGACGCGGTGAACCTGGGCTGGAAACTGGCCCAGGTCGTCAACGGCACCTCACCCGAAGCCCTCCTCGACACCTACCAAGCCGAACGCCACCCGGTCGGCGCCCAGGTCCTGCGCAACACGATGGCCCAGACCGCCCTGATGCGCCCCGACCCCCGCTCCCAAGCGGCCCGCGACATCGTCGCCGAACTCCTCGGCATGGAAGAAGCCCGCAAGACCATCGCCGCCATGATGTGCGGCCTCGACATCCACTACGACCTCGGCGAAGGCCACCCGCTCCTGGGCCGCCGCATGCCCGACCTGGAAGTGACCACTTCCGACGGCCCCACCCGGCTATTCACCTTGCTCCACAATGCCCGTCCCATCCTCCTCAACCTCACCGACACCGAGCTGACACCGTGGTCAGACCGCGTCCAACTCGTCAACGCCGAATACGACGGCCCCTGGGAACTCCCCGCCCTGGGCGAAGTCCCCGCTCCCGCCGCCGTCCTGATCCGCCCCGACGGCCACGTCGCCTGGACCGGCACCCCCACCGACCCCAGCCTCCCCGAAGCCCTCACCCACTGGTTCGGCCCGCCCGCCGCGTAA
- the eccD gene encoding type VII secretion integral membrane protein EccD encodes MALTNQLCRVTVVAPNTRMDIALPDHVRLCDLQSDLLSHAAEGPGGDDLLDDGADAGGWVLTRLGGAPLDPQLTPRQHDIVDGEELYLVPVTDTGPQAVFDDIIDAMATANQKRERKWRTGSSRRFGIGFAIAAILGSAVACVASGTTVAMWTATALCATALLAALIFARALGRVTEAAVMGLLACGYALAAGVLALAPLATIADVSAPRLMVGGAAVAVIAVASGIGVPTAAPIFSATAICGTALAGAAALCAFVDAAPAQAGSVAAAVVLGLIPAMPMLAFRVARLPMPTIPRSPQQLRADTNIVDSQMALRRSERADEHLSGLLTATAIISGTATVYLALHGTLAAILLASLLTVLAFMRARIFPTVRQRLPFLLAATAGLAGLALSAWVHWPPEYRFVLLVAGLVATAAIALGYVLGVAGKPIAPTWGRLVDILEVILFVAVVPLTLWVWDAYWWVRTVNG; translated from the coding sequence ATGGCCCTCACGAACCAGCTGTGCCGGGTCACCGTCGTGGCCCCCAACACCCGCATGGACATCGCGCTGCCCGACCACGTGCGGCTCTGCGACCTGCAAAGCGATTTGCTGTCCCACGCCGCCGAAGGCCCGGGCGGCGACGACCTGCTCGACGACGGCGCCGACGCCGGCGGCTGGGTCCTGACCCGCCTCGGCGGTGCTCCGCTCGACCCGCAACTCACCCCGCGCCAGCACGACATCGTCGACGGCGAGGAGCTCTACCTGGTCCCGGTCACCGACACCGGCCCGCAGGCGGTCTTCGACGACATCATCGACGCGATGGCCACCGCGAACCAGAAACGGGAACGCAAGTGGCGCACCGGCTCCAGCCGCCGCTTCGGCATCGGCTTCGCCATCGCCGCGATCCTGGGCTCGGCCGTCGCCTGCGTCGCGTCGGGCACCACCGTCGCCATGTGGACGGCCACCGCCCTGTGCGCCACCGCCCTGCTGGCCGCCCTGATCTTCGCCCGCGCCCTGGGCCGGGTCACCGAAGCCGCCGTGATGGGCCTGCTCGCCTGCGGCTACGCCCTGGCCGCCGGCGTACTCGCGTTGGCGCCCTTGGCAACCATCGCCGACGTCTCAGCGCCGCGCCTCATGGTCGGTGGCGCCGCCGTCGCGGTCATAGCGGTCGCGTCCGGCATCGGCGTCCCCACCGCCGCCCCGATCTTCAGCGCCACCGCCATCTGCGGCACCGCCCTGGCGGGCGCGGCGGCCCTGTGCGCCTTCGTCGACGCCGCCCCCGCCCAGGCCGGTTCGGTCGCGGCGGCCGTCGTCCTGGGCCTCATCCCCGCCATGCCCATGCTCGCCTTCCGGGTGGCCCGCCTCCCCATGCCGACGATCCCCCGCTCCCCGCAACAACTGCGGGCCGACACCAACATCGTCGACAGCCAGATGGCCCTGCGCCGCAGCGAACGCGCCGACGAACACCTCAGCGGTCTGCTCACGGCCACCGCCATCATCTCCGGCACCGCCACGGTCTACCTGGCGCTGCACGGCACCCTCGCCGCGATCCTGCTCGCGTCCCTGCTGACGGTGCTGGCGTTCATGCGGGCCCGCATCTTCCCCACCGTCCGCCAGCGCCTCCCCTTCCTGCTCGCCGCCACGGCGGGCCTGGCCGGACTCGCCCTCTCCGCCTGGGTCCACTGGCCCCCCGAGTACCGCTTCGTCCTCCTGGTCGCGGGCCTCGTCGCCACCGCCGCCATAGCCCTCGGCTATGTCCTGGGAGTCGCCGGAAAACCCATCGCCCCCACCTGGGGTCGCCTGGTCGACATCCTCGAAGTGATCCTGTTCGTCGCCGTCGTCCCGCTCACCCTGTGGGTATGGGACGCCTACTGGTGGGTGCGCACCGTCAACGGCTGA
- a CDS encoding WXG100 family type VII secretion target — translation MNSPLHVDQSSLSKGSSDMRDAIEQARAQLSKIRGEVAASSAFWSGSAASSFGTLMADYDTKAGKLQTVLDNIADLVDKSSANHASNEEQQGRNMNNLMGVLSGSA, via the coding sequence ATGAACTCTCCGCTTCATGTCGATCAATCATCGCTGTCAAAAGGCTCCAGCGATATGCGCGACGCCATCGAGCAGGCGCGCGCTCAGCTCAGCAAGATCCGCGGCGAGGTCGCGGCGTCCTCCGCCTTCTGGTCGGGTTCGGCGGCCAGCTCCTTCGGGACGCTGATGGCCGACTACGACACCAAGGCCGGGAAGCTGCAGACGGTGCTCGACAACATCGCCGACCTGGTCGACAAGTCGTCGGCCAACCACGCCAGCAACGAAGAACAGCAGGGCCGCAACATGAACAACCTCATGGGCGTCCTGTCCGGAAGCGCGTGA
- the mycP gene encoding type VII secretion-associated serine protease mycosin, which produces MTAGTARRSRRLLSGFAACLALAAIVVCPSPAYAKGCEAESRDDPMPQTPWPLERMRPERMWPLTRGEDMKVAVIDSGVGEHPILKGRVKAVDYTEDKLGARCDMASHGTLVAGIIAGADTSDSPFHGLAPDASILSYRVIDTVESATSRDAVVPVVDAIRDAVDKGADVINLSLTSVHTTALQEAIEYAHRKDVVVVAAAGNSGAEGRKSYPAAYDTVIAVAGLRPNGEHVESSSIGDYVDIAAPGEQIDGPAPSGGGYGRREKGGTSFAAPYVSATAALLKSYYPKDSPEETAARMLVTADHPPGGRNQLVGYGELNPYRALTTVLTAAEKREAITPDAPQQASDPGAVTRKRALLFTACAAALVLVFLAAKVIVPRGRNRRWRCP; this is translated from the coding sequence GTGACGGCCGGGACGGCTCGTCGATCGCGACGGCTGTTGTCGGGCTTCGCCGCGTGCCTCGCGTTGGCCGCGATCGTCGTGTGTCCGTCGCCCGCCTACGCCAAGGGCTGCGAGGCCGAGTCGCGCGACGACCCGATGCCGCAGACGCCGTGGCCGCTGGAGCGGATGCGGCCGGAACGGATGTGGCCGTTGACCCGTGGCGAGGACATGAAGGTCGCCGTCATCGACTCCGGGGTCGGCGAGCACCCGATCCTCAAGGGACGCGTGAAGGCCGTCGACTACACCGAGGACAAGCTCGGCGCCCGCTGCGACATGGCCTCGCACGGCACGCTGGTCGCCGGGATCATCGCCGGGGCCGACACCTCCGACTCGCCGTTCCACGGCCTGGCGCCGGACGCGTCGATCCTGTCGTACCGGGTCATCGACACCGTGGAGAGCGCCACCAGCCGTGACGCGGTGGTGCCGGTGGTTGACGCGATCCGCGACGCCGTCGACAAGGGAGCCGACGTCATCAACCTGTCGCTGACCTCGGTGCACACCACGGCGTTGCAGGAGGCCATCGAGTACGCGCACAGGAAGGACGTCGTGGTGGTGGCCGCCGCCGGTAACTCCGGTGCCGAGGGCCGCAAGTCCTATCCGGCGGCCTACGACACCGTGATCGCGGTGGCGGGGCTGCGCCCCAACGGCGAGCACGTCGAGTCGTCCAGCATCGGTGACTATGTGGACATCGCCGCGCCGGGCGAGCAGATCGACGGCCCCGCCCCGTCGGGCGGTGGCTACGGCCGTCGCGAGAAGGGCGGCACCAGCTTCGCCGCCCCGTACGTGTCGGCGACGGCCGCGCTGCTGAAGTCCTACTACCCCAAGGACTCCCCGGAGGAGACCGCCGCACGGATGCTGGTCACCGCCGACCATCCGCCGGGCGGACGCAACCAGCTGGTCGGGTACGGCGAACTCAACCCGTACCGCGCCCTGACCACCGTGCTCACCGCCGCCGAGAAGCGCGAGGCCATCACCCCGGACGCGCCGCAGCAGGCCAGCGATCCGGGCGCCGTGACCCGGAAGCGGGCGTTGCTGTTCACCGCCTGCGCCGCCGCCCTGGTGCTGGTCTTCCTGGCCGCGAAGGTGATCGTGCCGCGCGGCCGCAACCGCCGCTGGCGCTGCCCCTAG
- a CDS encoding WXG100 family type VII secretion target — MDVIKVSPAELEGFSGKLQSSASELDSILEGLRAKLDSMQWAGGDKEAYEAQRTQWNTAVSDLNMLLNQIGRTVGTAKQDYVSTEGLNARMFA; from the coding sequence ATGGACGTTATCAAGGTCTCGCCGGCGGAGCTGGAAGGCTTCTCCGGGAAACTGCAAAGCTCGGCTTCGGAACTGGACAGCATCCTGGAGGGCCTGCGCGCCAAGCTCGACAGCATGCAGTGGGCCGGTGGCGACAAGGAGGCCTACGAGGCCCAGCGCACCCAGTGGAACACCGCGGTCAGTGACCTCAACATGCTGCTCAACCAGATCGGCCGCACCGTCGGTACGGCCAAACAGGACTATGTGAGCACCGAAGGTCTCAACGCCAGGATGTTCGCCTAG
- a CDS encoding GNAT family N-acetyltransferase, with protein sequence MPNWTIKPEPIGAPDVDDVMEQYFDEMGRRVLGREATETEKRAALTADPNDKLAPPRGLFLVARDPDGEFLGCAGVRLLPADPRTAELKRMFVHPAGRGAGLGRGLLLAVEDAARTLGAKRIVCETNTKLTEARTLYTRNGYAETEPYEGHGKADHWFAKDLDRP encoded by the coding sequence ATGCCTAACTGGACGATCAAACCGGAACCCATCGGCGCCCCGGACGTCGACGACGTCATGGAGCAGTACTTCGACGAGATGGGACGCCGGGTCCTCGGACGCGAGGCGACGGAAACCGAAAAACGCGCGGCCCTCACGGCCGACCCCAACGACAAGCTCGCCCCACCGCGCGGCCTCTTCCTCGTCGCCCGCGACCCCGACGGCGAGTTCCTCGGCTGCGCGGGCGTGCGCCTACTACCGGCCGACCCGCGAACCGCCGAACTCAAGCGCATGTTCGTCCACCCCGCCGGACGCGGAGCCGGGCTGGGCCGTGGCCTGCTGCTTGCCGTCGAGGACGCCGCTCGAACACTGGGCGCCAAGCGGATCGTGTGCGAGACCAACACCAAACTCACCGAAGCCCGAACCCTGTACACGAGAAACGGATACGCCGAGACGGAGCCGTACGAGGGCCACGGCAAAGCCGATCACTGGTTCGCCAAGGACCTCGATCGTCCTTAG
- a CDS encoding TetR/AcrR family transcriptional regulator, which yields MPQASRGRRRQAELVAAGVEILSESGWEGLTHRAVAARAEANPGLVHYYFKGSDGLRLAVAAQAARQSITALFDELLSVEPDAFPATLKRMLRAARDDRHAGRVTTALISASFDDPAIGALVREEFADGRSRVEQWLHTRHPSWSPARTRGAAALLVATIDSLALQLLLDPELPLDDIDATTRTLWRAMETDGPT from the coding sequence GTGCCGCAAGCCTCACGAGGACGGCGACGGCAGGCCGAACTGGTGGCCGCCGGTGTCGAGATCCTGTCCGAATCCGGCTGGGAGGGCCTCACCCACCGCGCCGTCGCCGCCCGCGCCGAGGCCAACCCCGGCCTGGTGCACTACTACTTCAAGGGATCCGACGGCCTGCGGCTCGCCGTCGCGGCCCAGGCCGCCCGGCAGTCGATCACCGCGCTGTTCGACGAACTCCTGTCGGTCGAACCGGACGCGTTCCCCGCGACACTGAAACGCATGCTGCGCGCGGCACGCGACGACCGGCACGCGGGCCGGGTCACCACCGCCCTGATCAGCGCCAGCTTCGACGATCCCGCCATCGGCGCCCTGGTGCGCGAGGAGTTCGCCGACGGCCGCTCCCGGGTGGAACAGTGGCTCCACACCCGACACCCGTCCTGGTCACCGGCCCGGACGCGCGGGGCCGCCGCCCTGCTCGTCGCCACGATCGACAGCCTGGCACTGCAACTGCTGCTGGACCCCGAACTCCCCCTCGACGACATCGACGCGACCACGCGAACCCTGTGGCGCGCCATGGAAACGGACGGCCCGACATGA
- a CDS encoding type VII secretion protein EccC — translation MSTKVFTRPPRRTGPAMPSGDLVLEPPPDLPTPGQRSVGQMLMLLPMLAMVGAMVFMYAGRGGGVLMMVVGGLFGVSMLGMFVGSFLTSGGDQKAAQTTARRDYMRYLSQTRRQVRRAAIQQRESMRWRHPAAGTLWAMAASTRLWERRFSDTDFGELRMSLGKQRLAVSLVTPETKPVEDLEPLSALALRRFVRAYSNVEALPMALQVRRFRRLVFRGDAAANRDLVRAMLCQAAVFHSPDDLRIAVVAGTETASEWDWVKWLPHSQHAREADALGARRLLTTSLAELEELLEDELGKRHRNVDEPAGFNDHPHVLVVVDGGHVDADDDLAGAGLSGVSVLDIAGTVPRYPRPWLLPLDNDGARLTMEHSGRTALLGQPDGLGEPEAAAVARRLARFRPATATSASEPLAVSAELPDLLGLGDVARLDPRKTWRTGAPTADRLSTPLGLDPAGDRIVLDIKESAQGGMGPHGLIIGATGSGKSELLRTIVTGLAVTHSSSELNFVLVDFKGGATFATLDQLPHTSAVITNLEDELHLVDRMADAIRGELTRRQELLRAAGNFVSQRDYEKARRAGADLAQLPSLLVICDEFSELLSAQPDFIDLFVMIGRLGRSLGVHLLLASQRLEEGRLRGLDSHLSYRIGLRTFSAMESRVVLGVPDAYELPNSPGHGYMKIDTDTMLRFRSAYVSGPYRDGNGNGGPGHALRDRPLRFTSEHLPLPDGPTQPILAATENIDDISDSLMAVITARLHDQGPPAHQVWLDPLDESPALSRLFPPLVADPKRGLCPTGQQTSGGLRVPVGIVDRPFEQRRDSLTVDLSGAGGNLVIVGGTQAGKSTGLRSVIASLALTHTPAEVQFYCLDFGGGTLRALNGLPHVGSVVGRKNIDEVRRTVAEMSALLDERESAFAEAGIDSMETYRRRKAAGEFADDPFGDAFLVVDGWPTIRADFEELEDDLQAIAQRGLAFGVHMMVATNRWTDLRAALRDLFGTRLELRLGDPSESEINRRAAKNVPERAPGRGVTPDAMQMLIALPRLDDSSEVSDLTDGVGKLVSLIAGAWHGEAAPAVRLLPARVDVAELPTLADVPGVSIGLNESHLAPVNVDFAAEPHFLVFGDVECGKTNLLRMLAGRIADRYPKEQARFLAVDYRRTLLGEFSSEHLAGYAAGVDEGRKLMRDAAEALRTRLPGPDVTPEQLRARNWWQGPDLYIFVDDYDIVAGGSYNPITELLDLLAQARDIGLHLIVARRMGGAARAMFEPVIQRLRELQSPGLLMSGNRDEGLLLGDVRPAPRPPGRGILVRRSGNQLIQAAWSPPGGV, via the coding sequence ATGAGTACGAAAGTCTTCACCCGGCCGCCCCGCCGCACCGGACCGGCGATGCCCTCTGGTGACCTGGTCCTCGAACCGCCGCCGGACCTGCCGACCCCAGGTCAGCGCAGCGTCGGCCAGATGCTGATGCTGTTGCCGATGCTGGCCATGGTCGGCGCGATGGTGTTCATGTACGCCGGTCGCGGCGGCGGCGTCCTGATGATGGTCGTCGGCGGACTGTTCGGCGTTTCGATGCTGGGCATGTTCGTCGGGTCGTTCCTGACCTCCGGCGGTGACCAGAAAGCCGCCCAGACCACCGCGCGCCGCGACTACATGCGCTACCTGTCGCAGACCCGACGGCAGGTGCGCCGGGCCGCGATCCAGCAGCGCGAGTCGATGCGGTGGCGGCATCCCGCCGCCGGGACACTGTGGGCGATGGCGGCGTCGACCCGGTTGTGGGAGCGGCGGTTCAGTGACACCGACTTCGGTGAGCTGCGGATGTCGCTGGGCAAGCAGCGGCTGGCGGTGTCGCTGGTGACGCCGGAGACCAAACCGGTGGAGGACCTGGAGCCGTTGAGCGCCTTGGCCCTGCGCCGGTTCGTGCGGGCCTACTCCAACGTGGAGGCGCTGCCGATGGCCTTGCAGGTCAGGCGGTTTCGGCGGCTGGTGTTCCGGGGCGATGCCGCGGCGAACCGGGATCTGGTGCGCGCCATGCTGTGCCAGGCCGCGGTGTTCCATTCGCCGGACGATCTGAGGATCGCGGTGGTCGCCGGTACCGAGACCGCGTCCGAATGGGACTGGGTGAAGTGGCTGCCGCACAGCCAGCACGCCCGGGAGGCCGATGCCTTGGGGGCGCGGCGGTTGCTGACGACGAGCCTGGCCGAGCTTGAGGAGCTGCTGGAGGACGAGCTGGGCAAGCGGCACCGCAACGTCGACGAGCCCGCGGGCTTCAACGACCACCCGCACGTGCTCGTGGTGGTGGACGGCGGGCACGTCGACGCCGACGACGACCTGGCCGGGGCCGGACTGTCGGGGGTGAGCGTGCTGGACATCGCGGGCACCGTGCCCCGGTATCCGCGGCCGTGGCTGCTGCCCTTGGACAACGACGGGGCCCGGTTGACGATGGAGCACAGCGGCCGGACCGCGCTGCTGGGGCAGCCGGACGGGCTCGGTGAGCCCGAGGCGGCGGCGGTGGCGCGGCGGCTGGCCCGGTTCCGTCCGGCGACCGCGACCAGTGCCAGCGAGCCGCTGGCGGTCTCGGCGGAGTTGCCGGACCTGTTGGGGCTGGGCGATGTCGCACGGCTGGATCCGCGCAAGACCTGGCGCACCGGCGCTCCGACAGCGGACCGGTTGAGCACCCCGTTGGGCCTGGACCCGGCCGGGGACCGGATCGTGCTGGACATCAAGGAATCGGCGCAGGGCGGGATGGGCCCGCACGGGCTGATCATCGGCGCCACCGGTTCGGGCAAGTCGGAACTGTTGCGCACCATCGTGACCGGCCTGGCGGTGACGCACTCCTCGTCCGAGCTGAACTTCGTCCTGGTGGACTTCAAGGGCGGCGCGACGTTCGCCACTTTGGACCAGCTGCCGCACACCAGCGCGGTGATCACGAACCTCGAAGACGAACTGCACCTGGTCGACCGGATGGCCGACGCCATCCGGGGCGAGCTGACTCGGCGGCAGGAGCTGCTGCGCGCGGCTGGAAACTTCGTCTCGCAACGGGACTACGAGAAGGCCCGCCGCGCGGGGGCGGACCTGGCGCAGTTGCCGAGCCTGCTGGTGATCTGTGACGAGTTCTCCGAACTGCTGAGCGCGCAACCGGACTTCATCGACCTGTTCGTCATGATCGGACGCCTCGGACGCTCGCTGGGCGTGCACCTGCTGCTGGCCTCGCAGCGACTGGAGGAGGGACGGCTGCGGGGTCTCGACTCGCACCTGTCGTACCGGATCGGGCTGCGGACGTTCTCCGCCATGGAATCCCGGGTGGTGCTGGGTGTTCCCGACGCCTACGAGCTGCCCAACTCGCCTGGCCACGGATACATGAAGATCGACACCGACACCATGCTGCGGTTCCGCAGCGCCTACGTGTCCGGCCCCTACCGCGACGGCAACGGCAACGGCGGCCCCGGTCACGCCCTGCGGGACCGGCCGCTGCGGTTCACCTCCGAGCACCTGCCGCTGCCCGACGGTCCCACGCAGCCGATCCTCGCGGCGACCGAGAACATCGACGACATCAGCGATTCGCTGATGGCCGTCATCACCGCCCGGCTGCACGACCAGGGCCCGCCCGCGCACCAGGTCTGGCTCGATCCGCTGGACGAGTCGCCCGCGCTGTCACGGCTGTTCCCGCCGCTGGTGGCCGATCCGAAGCGGGGCCTGTGCCCCACCGGTCAGCAGACGTCCGGCGGACTGCGGGTACCCGTGGGCATTGTGGATCGACCGTTCGAGCAGCGACGCGACTCGCTCACCGTCGACCTGTCCGGCGCGGGCGGCAACCTCGTCATCGTCGGCGGCACCCAGGCGGGCAAGAGCACCGGGCTGCGGTCCGTCATCGCCTCGCTCGCCCTGACCCACACCCCGGCCGAGGTGCAGTTCTACTGCCTCGACTTCGGCGGCGGCACCCTGCGTGCCCTCAATGGACTGCCCCATGTGGGCAGTGTCGTCGGCCGCAAGAACATCGACGAGGTGCGCCGCACCGTCGCCGAGATGTCGGCGCTGCTGGACGAACGCGAGTCCGCCTTCGCCGAGGCGGGCATCGACTCGATGGAGACCTACCGCCGCCGCAAGGCCGCGGGCGAGTTCGCCGACGACCCGTTCGGTGACGCGTTTTTGGTCGTGGACGGCTGGCCCACCATCCGCGCCGACTTCGAGGAGCTCGAGGACGACCTGCAGGCCATCGCCCAGCGGGGCTTGGCTTTCGGCGTCCACATGATGGTGGCCACCAACCGCTGGACCGACCTGCGTGCCGCGCTGCGCGACCTGTTCGGCACCCGGCTGGAGCTGCGGCTGGGCGACCCCTCGGAGTCCGAGATCAACCGTCGCGCGGCCAAGAACGTCCCCGAACGCGCTCCCGGCCGCGGCGTCACGCCCGACGCGATGCAGATGCTGATCGCGTTGCCGCGCCTGGACGACAGCAGCGAGGTCTCCGACCTGACCGACGGCGTCGGCAAGCTGGTGTCGTTGATCGCCGGTGCCTGGCACGGCGAGGCGGCCCCGGCGGTGCGGTTGCTGCCCGCCCGCGTCGACGTGGCCGAACTGCCGACGCTGGCCGACGTGCCCGGCGTTTCCATCGGCCTCAACGAATCCCACCTGGCGCCGGTGAACGTCGACTTCGCCGCCGAACCGCATTTCCTGGTGTTCGGCGACGTCGAGTGCGGCAAGACGAACCTGCTGCGGATGCTGGCCGGACGGATCGCCGACCGCTACCCGAAGGAACAGGCCCGGTTCCTGGCCGTGGACTACCGCCGGACCCTGTTGGGGGAGTTCAGTTCCGAGCACCTGGCCGGGTACGCCGCCGGTGTCGACGAGGGCCGCAAGCTCATGCGCGACGCCGCCGAGGCGCTGCGGACCCGGCTGCCCGGCCCCGACGTGACCCCGGAGCAGCTGCGGGCGCGCAACTGGTGGCAGGGACCGGATCTGTACATCTTCGTCGACGACTACGACATCGTCGCGGGTGGCTCGTACAACCCGATCACCGAACTGCTGGACCTGTTGGCGCAGGCCCGCGACATCGGTCTGCACCTGATCGTGGCCCGCCGGATGGGCGGCGCGGCCCGGGCGATGTTCGAGCCGGTGATCCAGCGGCTGCGCGAACTCCAGTCGCCGGGGCTGTTGATGTCGGGCAACCGCGACGAGGGACTGCTGCTGGGCGATGTGCGCCCAGCGCCGCGTCCGCCGGGCCGGGGGATCCTGGTGCGCCGCAGCGGAAACCAGCTGATCCAGGCGGCCTGGTCGCCGCCCGGCGGGGTCTGA